In one window of Tenacibaculum mesophilum DNA:
- a CDS encoding PorP/SprF family type IX secretion system membrane protein — translation MKHYSILLLIIISVNVCFSQQDPQYTQYMYNTQVVNPGYIGSKNALGLGLLYRTQWAGFDGAPNTGTFTFNMPLGTLKRNAIGLSIINDKIGPSNETGITIDYAYSLLLSGRSRISFGIKGGLSILDVDYSKLNIYDENDWQFAENIDKKVQPQIGAGIYYNNDRLYLGLSVPNFFNSKHYNSDSVNNNNEDAIAIERLHYFFIAGYVFDISENLKLKPATMFKWVNGSPLQADLSANFLFNNKFTLGASYRWDAAISAMAGFQITNQLFLGMGYDFQTTDIEDHSNGSYEFFLRFDIFNNPERILTPRFF, via the coding sequence ATGAAACATTATTCTATATTACTATTAATAATTATTAGTGTAAATGTGTGTTTTTCTCAACAAGACCCACAGTATACACAATACATGTATAACACCCAAGTTGTAAACCCGGGTTATATTGGTTCAAAAAATGCTCTTGGTTTAGGGTTACTATACAGAACACAATGGGCTGGATTTGATGGAGCTCCAAATACCGGAACTTTTACTTTTAATATGCCTTTGGGTACCTTAAAACGAAACGCAATAGGACTTTCTATTATTAATGATAAAATAGGTCCTTCTAACGAAACAGGTATTACAATAGATTATGCATACTCATTACTTTTATCAGGTCGTTCAAGAATATCGTTTGGTATTAAAGGAGGACTGAGTATACTAGACGTAGATTACTCAAAACTAAACATATATGATGAAAACGATTGGCAATTTGCAGAAAACATTGATAAAAAAGTACAACCTCAAATAGGTGCAGGTATTTACTATAATAACGACAGACTCTATCTTGGATTATCAGTACCTAATTTTTTCAATTCAAAACATTATAATTCAGATAGCGTCAATAACAACAATGAAGATGCCATAGCCATAGAACGTTTACATTACTTCTTTATAGCGGGTTATGTTTTTGATATTAGTGAAAACCTAAAACTCAAACCTGCAACTATGTTTAAGTGGGTTAATGGATCTCCTCTGCAAGCCGATTTATCTGCAAATTTTCTGTTCAACAATAAATTTACCCTTGGAGCCTCTTATCGATGGGATGCTGCAATTAGCGCCATGGCAGGGTTTCAAATAACTAATCAGTTATTCTTAGGAATGGGATATGATTTTCAAACTACAGATATCGAAGACCATAGTAATGGTTCTTATGAATTCTTTTTAAGATTTGACATCTTTAATAACCCTGAACGTATACTAACACCAAGATTCTTTTAA
- a CDS encoding OmpA family protein, with product MKKHYLIFYFLTALTNTNAFTQIALVEKANIKYNTYDFIDAQKIYLKVVEEDYGSAEIYRKLGNTYYFNSNYSSAAKWYYNLIDRFPNEALTVDYFRAAQCLKSINQPEEAEKLMEIYRLKGGKAIPLESYRNVADTLFKKGVQDKLFEIEKIPVNTEYSDFGPAFYGNNIVFASSRKDPTLSKEHPTELAGWDKQPFLNLYQVPLDKDMNFGKVKAFNRSINSPYHESTAIFTKDGNTMYFTRNNYLNGKKKKDKNHVVRLKIYKATKKGNTWGSIQELPFNNDNYSVGHPALNPEEDKLYFSSDMPGSLGMSDIWYVKILGEDIYTNPINLGNKINTVERETFPFVSDDNDLYFSSDGHSSGMGGLDIFVTKLTKDSHGEISTFGEPINSSKDDFGFIIKEDRIGYFTSNRDGKEGSKSDDIYQIWERCEITIQGPVIDKKTGELIPNTEVTLIDSNNKEVKTMTVGNDATFSFLLDCQEQYTLRAKKKEYFPKEKVIETPSNPKTIKMPIKLNMPLALELSDPCPPNDLGCKLTLQPIYFDYDKSNIRPDAEIELAKILAALKEYPTLKIHIESHTDSRGNDSYNSRLSENRAQATLDWFLKKGIDITRLSAKGYGESKLINKCNNQTKCSEDEHQLNRRSMFIIKE from the coding sequence ATGAAAAAGCATTATTTAATATTCTATTTTTTAACTGCCTTAACAAATACAAACGCTTTTACTCAAATTGCACTAGTTGAAAAGGCAAACATCAAATACAATACGTATGATTTTATAGATGCACAAAAAATCTATTTAAAGGTCGTTGAAGAAGACTATGGATCAGCTGAAATTTATAGAAAACTGGGAAATACGTACTATTTTAATAGTAATTATTCAAGTGCTGCAAAATGGTACTACAATTTAATAGACCGATTTCCAAATGAAGCCCTTACAGTTGATTATTTTAGAGCAGCTCAATGCTTAAAAAGCATTAATCAACCTGAAGAGGCTGAAAAGCTCATGGAAATTTACAGATTAAAAGGAGGTAAAGCCATCCCTTTAGAATCCTATAGAAATGTTGCTGACACTTTATTTAAAAAAGGGGTTCAGGATAAACTTTTTGAAATAGAGAAAATTCCTGTCAATACAGAGTATTCAGATTTTGGTCCAGCCTTTTATGGCAATAATATTGTTTTTGCTTCAAGCAGAAAAGATCCAACTTTATCAAAAGAACATCCTACTGAGCTTGCTGGATGGGATAAGCAACCTTTTCTTAACTTATATCAAGTTCCTTTAGATAAGGATATGAACTTTGGTAAAGTAAAAGCTTTTAACAGAAGTATTAACTCACCTTACCATGAATCTACCGCTATTTTTACAAAAGATGGAAACACTATGTATTTTACTAGGAATAATTATTTAAATGGTAAAAAGAAAAAAGATAAAAATCATGTTGTTAGACTCAAAATATATAAAGCAACTAAAAAAGGTAATACTTGGGGAAGTATACAAGAACTTCCTTTTAACAACGATAATTACTCTGTTGGACATCCAGCCCTTAACCCTGAAGAAGACAAACTCTACTTTTCATCAGATATGCCTGGTAGCTTAGGAATGTCCGATATTTGGTATGTCAAAATTTTAGGAGAAGACATTTATACAAATCCTATAAACCTTGGTAACAAGATTAACACTGTTGAAAGGGAAACTTTCCCTTTTGTAAGTGACGATAACGATTTGTATTTTTCTAGTGATGGGCATTCATCAGGTATGGGAGGTTTAGATATTTTTGTTACAAAACTAACAAAAGATTCTCATGGTGAAATATCTACTTTTGGAGAACCTATAAATAGCTCAAAAGACGATTTTGGCTTCATTATAAAAGAAGATAGAATAGGGTATTTTACATCTAATCGTGATGGTAAAGAAGGTAGTAAAAGTGACGATATTTATCAAATTTGGGAACGTTGTGAAATCACCATTCAAGGACCTGTGATTGATAAAAAAACTGGTGAACTAATTCCAAATACAGAAGTTACTTTAATAGATAGTAACAACAAGGAAGTAAAAACAATGACTGTAGGTAATGATGCTACTTTTTCTTTCTTATTGGATTGCCAAGAACAATATACCCTAAGGGCAAAGAAAAAGGAATATTTTCCGAAAGAAAAAGTTATAGAAACCCCTAGCAACCCAAAAACTATTAAAATGCCTATTAAACTAAACATGCCTTTAGCTTTAGAGCTTTCTGACCCTTGCCCTCCAAATGATTTAGGGTGTAAGTTAACGTTACAACCTATTTATTTTGATTACGACAAATCTAATATTCGCCCTGATGCAGAAATTGAACTGGCTAAAATTTTGGCCGCATTAAAAGAATATCCTACTTTAAAAATTCATATAGAATCACATACAGACTCTAGAGGTAATGATTCTTACAATTCAAGATTATCTGAAAATAGAGCACAAGCTACATTAGATTGGTTTCTTAAAAAAGGAATTGATATAACAAGGCTAAGTGCAAAAGGATATGGAGAATCAAAACTTATTAACAAATGTAATAACCAAACTAAGTGTAGTGAAGACGAACATCAACTGAATCGTAGATCCATGTTTATAATTAAAGAATAA
- the cls gene encoding cardiolipin synthase, giving the protein MITTLLIILYVAIIATVAVIIINTSTPPKAIAYLFLLILFPVGGIIIYLMVGINHRTYKLYNKKLEVDKNIFFDLKEKLKKYNEKILSTSKSHLGHFYNLTKFIHKENILTSNNKVNLLINGERKFPEVIKVLKAAKNHIHIEYYIFQNDTIGKQIGDVLKEKAKEGVKVRFIYDDFGSKDIRKSFVKSLIDSGVEAYPFYKIKWLLLANRINYRNHRKIIVIDGKVGFVGGVNVSERYINPNKFNCYWRDTHIKIEGLAVLNLQRVFLADWNFCANQNVIIEEELFPAGDQVKTNEHKQLVQVISSGPDSDHPDIMYALIQAILLSKKEILITTPYFVPRTSFLDALKIASLSGVKIKLLVPSISDSKLVNAVSNSFYKEVLEIGVEVYRYKKGFVHAKTIVFDELVSSVGTANLDERSFDLNFEINALVYDKDFASQLKNAFMEDLKNSEKIDLHQWNNRPVLIRFTERLARLLAPIL; this is encoded by the coding sequence TTGATAACTACACTACTTATAATTTTATATGTAGCTATTATTGCTACAGTTGCTGTTATTATTATTAATACCTCAACACCACCAAAAGCAATAGCTTATCTATTTTTGCTGATTCTGTTTCCTGTAGGAGGTATTATTATTTATTTAATGGTTGGAATAAACCATAGAACGTATAAGTTATATAATAAAAAGTTAGAAGTAGACAAAAACATTTTCTTCGACCTTAAAGAGAAGCTAAAAAAGTATAATGAAAAAATACTATCAACGTCTAAAAGCCATTTAGGACATTTTTATAATCTGACGAAGTTTATACATAAAGAAAATATTTTAACTAGTAATAACAAAGTTAATTTACTAATAAACGGGGAACGTAAGTTTCCAGAAGTTATAAAAGTATTAAAAGCTGCAAAAAATCATATACATATAGAATATTATATTTTTCAAAATGATACTATTGGTAAGCAAATAGGAGATGTTTTAAAAGAAAAGGCTAAAGAAGGAGTTAAAGTACGTTTTATTTATGATGATTTTGGAAGTAAAGATATTCGTAAATCGTTTGTGAAGTCTTTAATTGATAGTGGGGTGGAGGCGTACCCTTTTTATAAAATTAAATGGTTATTGTTAGCTAATAGAATTAATTACCGAAATCATAGAAAAATTATTGTTATAGATGGTAAAGTTGGTTTTGTAGGAGGTGTTAATGTTTCTGAAAGGTATATTAATCCTAATAAATTTAATTGTTACTGGAGAGATACACATATTAAAATAGAAGGACTCGCTGTTTTAAACTTACAACGAGTTTTTTTAGCGGATTGGAATTTTTGTGCTAATCAAAATGTTATTATAGAGGAAGAGCTTTTTCCAGCGGGAGATCAAGTAAAAACAAATGAACATAAGCAATTAGTTCAAGTAATTTCTAGTGGACCAGATTCTGATCATCCAGACATTATGTATGCTCTTATTCAAGCAATTTTATTGTCAAAAAAAGAAATCTTAATCACAACCCCTTATTTTGTCCCGAGAACTTCTTTTTTAGATGCTCTTAAAATAGCTAGTTTGAGTGGGGTTAAAATAAAACTATTGGTACCAAGTATTTCAGATTCGAAATTAGTTAATGCAGTGTCAAATTCTTTCTATAAAGAAGTGTTAGAAATAGGAGTGGAGGTGTATAGATATAAAAAAGGATTTGTGCACGCGAAAACAATTGTATTTGATGAGTTAGTTTCTTCTGTAGGAACAGCAAATTTAGATGAACGTAGTTTTGATTTAAATTTTGAAATTAACGCATTAGTTTATGATAAAGATTTTGCAAGTCAGTTGAAAAATGCTTTTATGGAAGATTTAAAAAACAGTGAGAAAATAGACTTACATCAATGGAATAATAGACCTGTTTTAATACGTTTTACAGAGAGATTAGCTAGATTGTTAGCTCCTATTTTGTAG